One Nicotiana tomentosiformis chromosome 4, ASM39032v3, whole genome shotgun sequence genomic window carries:
- the LOC104115177 gene encoding cytochrome P450 CYP82D47-like: protein MDLFLIAITLSTSFLVFFFLFKQFFSAKTQNRKVPKAAGAWPIIGHLHLLNGTQMPHKIFGHMAEKHGPIFRIKLGVNQVVVVSDAKIAKECFTTNDMAFANRPKSIASEIIGYNYAMFGLGPYGPYWREIRKIATIEFLSTRQVEMSSHIREFEVKSAIKEIYEYWLKSKSTSLNGAVKMEMKEWFGNLIMNTMVKMLFGVRYTGKEEEERSRAHKAIRRFFELMGVSAVADFLPYLRWLDIGGHEKAMKETANEMDCLVEEWLAEHRRQRELRGIKYGDEEDLMDVMLSICEDRDLPGFDADTIIKATCLALQSAGTDTTIVTLTWTLSLILNNYQALKKAQDELDAHVGKDRWVQESDIKNLVYLQAIVKEALRLYPAAPLLLPHESIEDCVISGYDIPKGTRLLVNIWKIHYDPDLWPNPDEFKPERFLTTHKDVDVRGNHFELIPFGSGRRMCPGISMGLQVVQYVLAVLLQGFEMKRPLDEPIDMSESFGLTILKASPLEILLAPRLASNLYV from the exons ATGGATTTGTTTTTGATTGCAATAACACTATCTACCTCCTTTCTtgtattcttctttcttttcaaacaattTTTCTCAGCTAAAACGCAGAACAGAAAAGTACCTAAAGCTGCCGGAGCATGGCCAATTATTGGCCATCTTCACCTTCTCAATGGAACTCAAATGCCTCACAAAATTTTTGGTCATATGGCTGAAAAACATGGACCCATTTTTAGAATTAAGCTTGGAGTAAACCAAGTTGTGGTGGTTAGTGATGCAAAAATAGCAAAAGAATGTTTCACCACAAACGATATGGCCTTTGCCAATCGGCCTAAATCCATAGCTTCAGAGATTATAGGCTACAATTATGCCATGTTTGGGCTAGGTCCTTATGGGCCGTACTGGCGAGAGATTAGGAAGATAGCTACAATTGAATTTCTTTCCACTAGGCAAGTTGAGATGTCTAGTCACATTAGAGAATTTGAAGTAAAATCAGCTATCAAAGAGATATATGAATATTGGTTGAAGAGCAAGAGTACAAGTTTAAATGGTGCTGTGAAAATGGAGATGAAGGAATGGTTTGGAAACTTAATTATGAACACTATGGTGAAGATGTTATTCGGAGTACGATACACAG gtaaggaagaagaagaaagaagtagagCTCACAAAGCAATAAGAAGATTTTTTGAATTGATGGGAGTATCAGCTGTGGCTGATTTTTTACCATATTTAAGATGGCTGGATATAGGAGGCCATGAGAAAGCCATGAAAGAGACTGCTAATGAAATGGACTGTCTTGTTGAAGAATGGTTAGCAGAGCACAGAAGACAGAGGGAATTAAGAGGAATAAAATATGGTGATGAAGAAGATTTAATGGATGTTATGTTGTCCATTTGTGAAGACAGAGATCTTCCTGGTTTTGATGCTGATACCATTATCAAAGCTACATGTTTG GCTCTGCAATCAGCAGGAACAGACACGACGATCGTAACGCTGACATGGACTTTATCTTTAATCCTAAACAACTACCAAGCACTGAAAAAAGCCCAAGATGAATTAGATGCTCATGTTGGGAAGGACAGATGGGTTCAAGAGTCAGATATCAAGAACTTAGTTTATCTTCAAGCTATTGTTAAAGAAGCATTACGTTTATATCCAGCTGCACCACTCTTGCTACCACACGAGTCTATAGAAGATTGTGTTATTAGTGGCTACGATATACCAAAAGGAACTCGCTTATTAGTGAACATATGGAAGATTCATTACGATCCAGATTTATGGCCAAATCCCGACGAATTTAAGCCAGAGAGGTTCTTGACGACACATAAGGATGTCGATGTGAGAGGAAATCACTTTGAGTTGATACCATTTGGTAGCGGAAGAAGAATGTGTCCTGGAATTTCTATGGGACTTCAGGTTGTGCAATATGTATTAGCTGTGCTGTTGCAGGGGTTTGAAATGAAGAGACCTTTAGATGAACCGATTGATATGAGTGAGAGCTTTGGATTGACAATCCTTAAAGCTTCTCCTCTTGAAATTCTTCTTGCTCCACGCTTGGCTTCTAATCTTTACGTATGA